One uncultured Tolumonas sp. genomic window carries:
- the mukE gene encoding chromosome partition protein MukE, whose amino-acid sequence MSLINTELPIALRLAQAIANPLFPKLDTALRSGKHISADDLDQHSYLLDYHDELESFYSRYQVELIKAPEGFFYIRPRSTSEIGTSVLSELDMLVGKVLCYLYLSPERLANEGIFSLLDLQEEVVSLADERQLLRMVNQRSGGTDLDKKKLQERIRTSMRRLRRLGMVTALGVGDKFRVNEAVFRFAADVRTDEDPRIVQLRMIREGEAILHDDELPTRETVWDSLDEAEEDEEQLGLDI is encoded by the coding sequence ATGTCATTGATCAATACTGAGTTACCTATCGCATTACGCCTTGCACAGGCGATTGCCAACCCGCTGTTTCCGAAATTGGATACCGCGCTACGCAGTGGCAAACACATCAGTGCCGACGATTTAGATCAGCACTCTTATCTGCTTGATTATCATGATGAGCTGGAAAGTTTTTACAGCCGTTATCAGGTGGAATTAATTAAAGCGCCGGAAGGTTTTTTCTACATCCGCCCGCGTTCAACTTCAGAAATCGGCACTTCAGTGTTGTCTGAGCTGGATATGCTGGTGGGCAAAGTGCTCTGTTATCTCTATCTCAGCCCAGAGCGTTTGGCGAATGAAGGTATCTTTTCACTGCTTGATTTGCAGGAAGAGGTGGTTTCGTTAGCGGATGAGCGGCAATTATTGCGCATGGTCAACCAGCGCAGTGGCGGCACCGATTTAGATAAGAAAAAATTGCAGGAACGTATTCGTACCTCGATGCGGCGTTTGCGTCGGTTAGGTATGGTCACCGCATTGGGTGTGGGCGATAAATTCCGCGTGAATGAAGCCGTGTTTCGCTTTGCTGCCGACGTTCGCACTGACGAAGACCCACGCATTGTGCAGTTACGCATGATCCGCGAGGGCGAAGCGATTTTACATGATGATGAATTACCAACCCGTGAAACCGTATGGGATTCACTGGATGAAGCAGAAGAAGATGAAGAGCAATTGGGACTGGATATATGA
- the mukB gene encoding chromosome partition protein MukB encodes MITRGKFLSFTMINWNGFFARTFELDQMVTTLSGGNGAGKSTSMAALITALIPDQTLLHFRNTTEAGSSSASRDRGLYGKLQRGHCYSLIDVLNSKGQRLWFGVHLEQVANRDNKVNITPFCLLDVPAALQPTDFLLEKLDSDKAKVRPFNELRKQAAELGAIRFVKFNSVTDYHNVMFEYGVTAKKLRDQRDRSRFYRLIEASLYGGISSSISRSLREYLLPENSGVRKAFQDMEAAIHENRRTLDAIKDTQSQRDLFRHLITETTNYVAADYVRNQSEKNRLSELALHGRKQLQDKQRLIREEKQRAIYLAEEAEQMGAREKHLTEDLELAAEHLAKVMAATGLTNKIVQYREDVEDLSVKAEEQSAITLELTEEKAELELRKLQSEDEADSLKSQLADYQQALDVQQTRAIQYQQAVNALEQAQKLCDLADLTPDNVAGFQQTLRDQEQQATDQMLSLQQRLRLAKAAADQYEQAFTTLQQVTGPIFREQAWEQAQKVIEQAREHRTLVARRAQVESALLDIRRNQEQQNALIAVQEQLLRQLETQGSQYDLTDNEQLSELAAALAEQQEDLQQRLEHDQQDRIRLHHQLDATRQQIEQLRKKAPAWLLAHEKLEKLQEMTGETLDSPVAISQLLQRTLEQERSLEQEKRLLQQQKESLEQQLRNLQQFAGNENPQLVRICEQLGGVLLTDVYDDISLDDAPYYSALFGPARSAIVVVDLEGAINHLNTLTELPEDIYLIQGNPDAFDENLHDASEFDKAVLVRASQREIRYSRYPEVPVFGRAAREQRIEVLSAQRDEIVETYAKLAFEQQKQNRLYHHLSQFMTEHLHVAFEDDPEAALAVLQTEIRQTENNLQQQQQNEHQYRQRVMALQQQQQLVARLQSQFNLLFDNSLNDRLQQAETEFATCQSAQQFLDQHDKACRKLETLLDALREDPAAFDELQQASFAAEQQLTAVRRQAFALDELFARRAYFAYHDAESLLGQTSEISERLKQKLGDVEQLRRQLAEQLKQITQRYQEALQIQTALNSSLQAKTQTLQEFERELQQMGLQIAADMEDQARGKKRDLEDQLVRTRSRRTQAETQYQICRRDIDSLNQRFNAENKEYRAARHLLLEHKKNWSRVLTLARTNGVEKQLNRRELAYLEAEELRSMSDKSLGALRLAVANDDSLRDTLRLSEGNRQTEQKVQFYIQVYRYLKDRIRHDIIRSDDPIDAIEEMEIELARLADELKQRETHLSLSSHEVAAKITNIIRREQNRIRVMNQGLQNITFGQVRGVRLNVNVRESYARLLQTLGEHAQQHQDLFASNELSFSEAMAKLFQRLNPHIDQGERSFQVLGEALLDYRNYLELEIEVLRGVDGWLRAESGALSTGEAIGTGQAILLMVLQSWEDENRRLRSSDIEPCRLLFLDEAARLDAKSIATLFELCERQDMQLLIAAPENISPEKGTTYKLIRKVHGKQEHVHVVGLRGFGGSSDTLPLSA; translated from the coding sequence ATGATCACGCGCGGTAAATTTCTCTCTTTCACCATGATCAACTGGAACGGCTTTTTTGCTCGAACCTTTGAACTCGATCAGATGGTGACGACATTATCCGGCGGTAACGGCGCGGGTAAATCGACCAGCATGGCGGCGTTAATCACGGCGCTGATCCCCGATCAGACGTTGCTGCATTTCCGTAATACGACAGAAGCCGGTAGTTCTTCGGCCAGCCGTGATCGTGGCTTATACGGTAAATTACAGCGTGGTCACTGTTATTCCCTGATTGATGTACTCAATTCCAAAGGGCAACGTTTGTGGTTTGGCGTGCACTTAGAGCAAGTGGCTAACCGCGACAACAAAGTCAACATCACGCCATTTTGTTTGCTCGATGTGCCTGCGGCGCTGCAACCGACTGATTTTTTACTGGAAAAATTAGATAGCGATAAGGCGAAAGTGCGTCCGTTTAACGAACTGCGCAAACAGGCGGCAGAGCTGGGCGCTATTCGTTTCGTCAAATTCAATTCGGTGACCGATTATCACAATGTGATGTTCGAATACGGTGTGACAGCGAAAAAACTCCGTGATCAACGAGATCGCTCAAGATTTTATCGCCTGATCGAAGCGTCACTGTATGGTGGTATCTCATCTTCCATCAGCCGTTCGCTGCGTGAATATTTGCTGCCAGAAAATTCTGGTGTGCGGAAAGCATTTCAGGATATGGAAGCGGCGATCCACGAAAATCGCCGTACTCTTGATGCCATTAAAGATACACAGTCGCAACGCGATCTGTTCCGTCATTTGATCACCGAAACCACCAATTATGTGGCGGCCGATTATGTGCGTAATCAGAGCGAAAAGAACCGTTTATCCGAATTGGCGCTGCATGGACGTAAGCAGTTGCAGGATAAACAGCGTTTGATCCGCGAAGAAAAACAGCGAGCGATTTATCTGGCAGAAGAAGCCGAGCAGATGGGTGCCCGTGAGAAACATCTGACCGAAGATCTGGAATTAGCTGCCGAGCATCTGGCGAAAGTCATGGCCGCAACTGGCTTGACCAATAAGATTGTGCAATATCGTGAAGATGTTGAAGATCTGAGCGTTAAAGCGGAAGAGCAGTCGGCTATTACGCTGGAACTGACGGAAGAAAAAGCCGAGCTGGAGCTGCGGAAATTACAAAGTGAAGACGAAGCCGACAGCCTGAAAAGCCAGTTGGCCGACTACCAGCAAGCGCTGGATGTGCAGCAGACGCGGGCGATCCAATATCAGCAAGCAGTTAATGCGTTGGAACAAGCACAAAAACTGTGTGATTTGGCGGATTTGACCCCGGATAACGTGGCTGGTTTTCAGCAGACCTTACGCGATCAGGAACAACAAGCAACCGACCAAATGTTGTCGTTACAGCAGCGTCTGCGCTTAGCGAAAGCGGCGGCCGATCAATACGAACAGGCATTTACTACCTTACAGCAAGTCACCGGCCCGATTTTCCGTGAGCAGGCGTGGGAACAGGCGCAAAAAGTCATCGAACAAGCGCGTGAACACCGTACATTAGTGGCTCGTCGTGCACAGGTTGAAAGTGCTTTGCTGGATATTCGTCGTAATCAGGAGCAGCAAAATGCGCTGATTGCCGTTCAGGAACAACTGCTGCGTCAGCTCGAAACGCAAGGCAGTCAGTATGACCTGACTGACAACGAGCAGTTGAGCGAGTTAGCCGCGGCATTGGCAGAACAGCAAGAGGATTTGCAACAACGCTTAGAACACGATCAGCAAGATCGCATTCGACTGCATCATCAACTCGATGCGACACGGCAACAGATTGAACAGCTGCGGAAAAAAGCACCGGCATGGTTGTTGGCGCATGAGAAATTAGAAAAGCTGCAGGAAATGACTGGTGAAACACTCGATTCACCGGTTGCCATCAGTCAGTTACTGCAACGGACGCTGGAACAAGAGCGCTCACTCGAACAGGAAAAACGCCTGTTACAGCAGCAAAAAGAGAGCTTAGAGCAACAGCTGCGCAACCTGCAGCAGTTTGCCGGGAATGAAAACCCACAGTTGGTGCGCATTTGCGAGCAACTAGGCGGCGTGCTGTTGACCGATGTGTATGACGATATCTCACTTGACGATGCGCCGTATTATTCCGCCTTATTTGGCCCGGCCCGCAGCGCTATTGTGGTGGTTGATCTGGAAGGTGCGATTAATCACCTGAATACGCTGACCGAGTTACCGGAAGATATTTATCTGATCCAGGGTAACCCCGATGCGTTCGATGAAAATCTGCACGATGCCAGCGAGTTTGATAAAGCTGTGTTGGTGCGAGCCAGTCAGCGAGAAATTCGTTATTCTCGTTATCCTGAAGTGCCAGTCTTTGGTCGTGCAGCTCGCGAACAACGTATAGAAGTGCTGTCAGCACAACGTGATGAAATTGTTGAAACTTATGCCAAGTTGGCATTTGAGCAACAAAAACAGAATCGTTTATACCATCATCTCAGCCAGTTTATGACTGAGCACCTGCATGTGGCGTTTGAAGATGACCCAGAAGCAGCGCTGGCGGTTTTACAAACTGAGATCCGCCAGACTGAGAATAATCTGCAGCAACAGCAGCAAAACGAACATCAATATCGCCAGCGTGTGATGGCGTTGCAGCAGCAACAACAGCTGGTTGCTCGTCTGCAATCGCAATTTAATCTGTTGTTTGATAATTCGCTGAATGATCGTCTGCAACAAGCAGAAACAGAATTTGCAACGTGCCAAAGTGCTCAACAGTTCCTCGATCAGCATGACAAGGCGTGTCGTAAGCTGGAAACATTACTTGATGCGCTGCGCGAAGACCCTGCTGCATTCGATGAATTACAGCAAGCCAGCTTTGCTGCCGAGCAGCAGCTGACGGCCGTTCGTCGCCAGGCGTTTGCGCTGGATGAGTTATTTGCCCGTCGTGCCTATTTTGCCTATCACGATGCTGAGAGTTTGTTAGGTCAAACCTCTGAAATCAGTGAGCGGTTAAAACAAAAACTGGGCGATGTGGAGCAACTGCGTCGTCAGTTAGCGGAGCAACTGAAACAGATCACACAACGCTATCAGGAAGCGCTGCAAATCCAGACTGCACTTAATTCCAGCTTACAGGCTAAAACGCAGACATTGCAAGAGTTCGAGCGTGAGCTGCAACAAATGGGTCTTCAGATAGCGGCTGACATGGAAGATCAGGCGAGAGGTAAAAAACGCGATCTGGAAGATCAGTTGGTGCGTACCCGTAGTCGCCGCACGCAGGCGGAAACGCAATATCAGATCTGCCGCCGCGATATAGACAGTTTGAATCAGCGTTTCAATGCAGAAAATAAAGAGTACCGCGCTGCGCGTCATCTGCTGCTGGAACACAAGAAAAACTGGAGTCGTGTATTAACGTTAGCGCGCACTAATGGCGTAGAAAAACAGCTGAATCGCCGTGAACTGGCGTATTTGGAAGCAGAAGAGCTACGTTCCATGTCCGACAAATCGTTGGGAGCATTGCGGTTAGCAGTGGCAAACGATGACTCGCTGCGCGACACGCTGCGCTTATCAGAAGGTAATCGACAGACCGAGCAGAAAGTGCAATTTTACATTCAGGTCTATCGCTATCTGAAAGATCGCATTCGTCATGACATTATCCGTTCTGATGATCCAATCGATGCGATTGAAGAAATGGAAATTGAGCTGGCGCGTCTGGCCGATGAACTGAAGCAACGTGAAACGCATCTATCGCTCTCGTCACACGAAGTAGCAGCGAAGATCACTAACATCATTCGCCGTGAGCAAAATCGTATCCGCGTGATGAACCAAGGGCTGCAAAACATTACCTTCGGTCAGGTGCGTGGCGTACGCTTGAATGTGAACGTACGAGAGTCATATGCGCGCTTATTGCAAACGTTGGGTGAACACGCGCAGCAACATCAGGATCTGTTTGCCAGTAACGAACTGAGCTTCTCAGAAGCGATGGCGAAGCTGTTCCAACGCCTGAATCCGCACATCGATCAGGGCGAGCGTAGTTTCCAAGTGTTGGGTGAAGCGCTGCTTGATTACCGGAATTACCTTGAGTTGGAAATTGAAGTATTACGTGGTGTCGATGGTTGGTTGCGTGCAGAAAGTGGTGCTTTGTCGACCGGTGAAGCGATTGGTACGGGGCAGGCTATTTTGCTGATGGTGTTGCAAAGCTGGGAAGATGAAAACCGCCGTCTGCGTAGCAGCGATATTGAACCTTGCCGTCTGTTGTTCCTCGATGAAGCTGCGCGTCTGGATGCTAAATCAATTGCGACACTCTTTGAGTTGTGTGAACGACAAGATATGCAACTGTTGATTGCCGCACCAGAAAATATCAGCCCGGAAAAAGGCACCACCTACAAACTGATCCGTAAGGTACATGGTAAACAAGAACATGTGCATGTGGTTGGTTTACGCGGATTTGGTGGCAGCAGCGACACACTGCCATTGAGTGCGTAA
- a CDS encoding amino acid aminotransferase, translated as MFEKVTQAPADPILGLTEEFRNDPRTNKINLGVGIYKDEAGATPILNCVKKAEKILLETETTKNYLSIEGNLEYGQLVQELLFGADHEIVTSKRAKTAQAPGGTGALRIGAEFLFRQGISKKVWISNPTWVNHFQVFGVAGMETAEYRYYDAANKNLDFNGMLESLSAAVAGDVVLLHGCCHNPTGVDPSLEQWEVLAKFCAERKLLPFFDFAYQGFGRGVEEDAAGLRAFAKYNKELLVASSFSKNFGLYNERVGAITLITDNSEVALRAFSQIKTTIRANYSNPPSHGAAVVATVLKDTALRTEWIAEVKAMRDRIWEMRELFVQKLKAKGIQQDFSFITEQNGMFSFSGLNKDQVTRLNKEFAIYIVGSGRISVAGITRNNIEALIEGIAAVI; from the coding sequence ATGTTTGAGAAGGTGACTCAGGCTCCAGCCGACCCTATTTTGGGTTTAACCGAAGAATTCCGTAATGACCCGCGCACTAACAAAATCAATCTGGGTGTTGGTATTTATAAAGATGAAGCGGGTGCCACGCCAATTCTCAACTGTGTGAAGAAAGCAGAAAAAATTCTGCTGGAAACAGAAACCACCAAGAACTACCTGAGTATTGAAGGTAATCTGGAATATGGTCAGCTGGTGCAGGAACTGTTGTTTGGTGCTGATCATGAAATCGTGACCAGCAAACGAGCTAAAACAGCACAAGCACCGGGCGGCACTGGTGCACTGCGTATTGGTGCTGAGTTTTTATTCCGCCAGGGCATTTCTAAGAAAGTTTGGATCTCTAATCCGACCTGGGTAAACCATTTCCAGGTATTCGGTGTCGCAGGAATGGAAACCGCGGAATACCGTTATTATGATGCAGCCAATAAGAACCTTGATTTTAATGGCATGCTGGAATCATTATCTGCTGCGGTAGCAGGTGATGTAGTGCTGCTGCATGGTTGCTGCCATAACCCAACCGGTGTTGATCCATCACTGGAACAGTGGGAAGTGTTAGCAAAGTTCTGTGCCGAACGTAAATTGCTGCCATTCTTTGACTTTGCTTATCAAGGCTTCGGTCGTGGCGTTGAAGAAGATGCGGCTGGTCTGCGTGCTTTTGCTAAGTATAACAAAGAGTTGCTGGTTGCCAGCTCCTTCTCTAAAAACTTTGGTCTGTATAATGAGCGTGTCGGTGCCATCACGCTGATTACTGATAATAGCGAAGTTGCACTGCGTGCCTTCAGCCAGATCAAAACTACCATTCGCGCAAACTACTCTAATCCGCCATCACACGGCGCTGCAGTAGTTGCGACTGTGCTGAAAGATACAGCTTTGCGTACTGAATGGATCGCCGAAGTTAAAGCCATGCGCGATCGTATTTGGGAAATGCGTGAATTATTCGTGCAGAAACTGAAAGCGAAAGGTATTCAGCAGGATTTCAGTTTTATCACGGAACAAAATGGCATGTTCTCATTCTCTGGTTTGAATAAAGATCAGGTAACTCGTCTGAACAAAGAGTTCGCGATCTATATCGTTGGTTCTGGCCGTATCAGCGTTGCCGGTATTACCAGAAATAACATCGAAGCCCTGATTGAAGGCATCGCAGCAGTGATCTGA
- a CDS encoding BMP family ABC transporter substrate-binding protein gives MKTRIFRLLAVAALTAGCAVSAASAAEEPMKVGFVYVGPVGDHGWSYEHDRARKELEKALPGQIKTTYVENVAEGADAERVITQLAKGGNKIIFTTSFGFMNPTLKVAKKFPNVIFEHATGYKRTKNVSTYIQRAYEGRYVAGVAAGLLTKSNTIGYIASFPIPEVYRDIDATFMGAKSVNPNVKIKIVWVNSWYDPGKETDAANALIDQGVDVMMQHTDSPAPMLVAEKRGIRAVGQASDVSHFAPKAHIFSIQDNWEPHYLKTVQAVKDGSWKPQDYWGGFAEDVVKLASINDNLPQNVKDAIKTNYDKIKSGELKPFTGPLKDNTGKEVVAAGHSLTDAELAQINWFVEGIDATVAK, from the coding sequence ATGAAAACAAGGATTTTTCGTTTACTGGCTGTAGCCGCATTGACTGCCGGCTGCGCTGTTTCAGCCGCATCGGCAGCCGAAGAACCAATGAAAGTTGGTTTTGTGTACGTCGGCCCGGTAGGTGATCATGGCTGGAGCTATGAACATGATCGTGCACGTAAAGAGCTGGAAAAAGCACTGCCAGGTCAGATCAAAACTACTTATGTTGAAAACGTGGCTGAAGGTGCTGATGCTGAACGTGTGATCACGCAACTGGCTAAAGGTGGTAATAAAATCATTTTCACCACCTCTTTCGGTTTCATGAACCCGACTCTGAAAGTAGCGAAAAAATTCCCTAACGTGATCTTCGAACACGCGACCGGTTATAAACGCACTAAAAACGTATCTACTTACATTCAACGTGCTTATGAAGGCCGTTATGTAGCTGGTGTAGCTGCAGGTTTGCTGACTAAATCCAACACTATTGGTTACATCGCTTCATTCCCGATCCCTGAAGTATATCGTGATATCGATGCAACCTTCATGGGCGCTAAATCTGTTAATCCAAACGTGAAAATTAAAATCGTCTGGGTAAACTCTTGGTATGATCCGGGTAAAGAAACAGATGCCGCAAACGCGCTGATCGATCAAGGCGTTGACGTAATGATGCAGCATACCGACAGCCCAGCTCCAATGCTGGTTGCTGAAAAACGAGGTATTCGTGCAGTTGGTCAGGCATCGGATGTCTCTCATTTCGCGCCAAAAGCACATATCTTCTCGATTCAGGACAACTGGGAACCACACTATCTGAAGACTGTGCAGGCAGTTAAAGATGGTAGCTGGAAACCGCAGGACTACTGGGGTGGTTTTGCTGAAGACGTAGTTAAACTGGCGTCTATCAATGACAATCTGCCACAAAATGTGAAAGATGCGATCAAAACCAACTACGACAAAATCAAATCTGGTGAGCTGAAACCATTTACTGGTCCATTGAAAGACAACACCGGTAAAGAAGTAGTTGCTGCCGGTCATTCACTGACTGACGCAGAACTGGCTCAGATCAACTGGTTTGTTGAAGGTATCGACGCTACCGTTGCTAAATAA
- a CDS encoding ABC transporter permease: MDNELLLQILTAAIKTGTPLLLVALGEMVCEKSGVLNLGQEGMMLMGAVCGFIAAFSTGSLFLGVLAAMLAGMLMSLLFGVISMHLRANQVATGLALTIFGTGLSAFIGSAYVGQTVKGFTGIRIPVLGDIPFIGTLLFSHDLLIYISWLMVLLVGWFCVRTRAGLILRAVGENPHNANAIGLPVLTVRYLAILFGGAMAGLAGSYMSLAYTPMWMENMTGGRGWIALALVVFASWKTKNLVLGAYLFGIASIMHLVLQGLGIKISPSLLAMLPYLATLIVMIFIGSNRMKEKLAAPMSLGQTFDSRV, from the coding sequence ATGGATAATGAACTGCTTTTGCAAATTCTGACGGCAGCCATTAAAACGGGTACACCGTTATTGCTGGTTGCTTTAGGCGAAATGGTCTGTGAAAAGTCAGGCGTACTAAATCTCGGTCAGGAAGGTATGATGCTGATGGGCGCGGTATGCGGTTTTATTGCTGCATTCAGCACCGGATCTTTGTTCTTAGGTGTCTTAGCCGCCATGTTAGCAGGCATGCTGATGTCACTATTGTTCGGTGTAATCAGTATGCATTTACGTGCTAATCAGGTAGCGACCGGTCTGGCGTTAACCATCTTTGGTACCGGACTCAGTGCCTTTATCGGTTCGGCATATGTCGGCCAAACTGTAAAAGGATTTACAGGCATCCGTATCCCAGTGCTGGGCGATATACCTTTTATTGGTACACTACTTTTCTCTCATGACTTGCTGATTTATATCAGCTGGTTGATGGTACTGCTGGTAGGCTGGTTCTGTGTCCGCACCCGTGCCGGTTTGATTCTGCGAGCTGTTGGTGAAAATCCGCATAATGCCAATGCGATTGGGCTGCCGGTTCTGACTGTACGTTATCTGGCGATCCTATTTGGTGGCGCCATGGCGGGTCTGGCAGGTTCTTACATGTCATTAGCTTATACACCAATGTGGATGGAAAACATGACTGGAGGCCGCGGCTGGATTGCTCTGGCACTGGTCGTTTTCGCATCATGGAAGACTAAAAATCTGGTGCTGGGCGCCTATCTGTTTGGTATCGCCAGCATCATGCATCTGGTACTACAAGGGTTAGGCATCAAGATCTCCCCTAGCCTGTTAGCCATGCTGCCATATCTGGCTACGCTGATAGTGATGATATTTATCGGTTCCAACCGGATGAAAGAAAAACTGGCGGCCCCAATGTCATTGGGCCAAACCTTTGATTCCAGAGTATAA
- a CDS encoding ABC transporter permease produces MWQFQPRTFIPWYLQIVSPLIAVFFTVLLGMGLFSFLGKDPFHAMHVFFISPLADGYNIGELLVKTAPMLLCAIGLALCYQANLWNIGAEGQLLMGAVVGSAVSLHFADNSLSVWFALIAGVLAGMAWSGIAIALRQWFNSNIILSTIMLNYIALYALQWAVHGPLKDPEGMGFPESAMFTDSQLLPILIENTRVHLGVLFALLAAVLCWVLLRFTWLGFQIRVLGHDESSAHYAGFSIRRLRWGIMLLSGALAGLAGACEVSGPIGQLIPSVSPGYGYAAIIVAWLGRLHPIGMLLSGLFLGLIYMGGDMAQIELGVPTAITGLFQGALLFLLLASDFLLKYRLVKVTAKEAQNG; encoded by the coding sequence ATGTGGCAATTTCAACCTCGTACGTTTATCCCGTGGTATCTGCAGATAGTTTCACCGTTAATTGCGGTGTTTTTTACTGTTCTGCTGGGAATGGGGCTCTTTAGTTTTCTGGGCAAAGATCCGTTTCATGCAATGCATGTGTTCTTTATCAGCCCACTTGCCGATGGTTACAACATAGGCGAGTTATTAGTAAAAACCGCACCGATGCTACTTTGTGCAATTGGCTTGGCACTTTGTTATCAGGCTAATTTGTGGAATATCGGTGCTGAAGGTCAACTTTTGATGGGCGCTGTCGTCGGTAGTGCGGTCAGTCTGCATTTTGCTGATAACTCGCTCAGCGTCTGGTTTGCCCTGATTGCTGGTGTTCTGGCCGGTATGGCCTGGTCCGGTATTGCGATTGCACTGCGTCAATGGTTCAACAGCAATATCATCTTATCTACCATCATGTTGAACTACATTGCCCTTTACGCATTGCAATGGGCCGTGCATGGACCGCTGAAAGACCCAGAAGGTATGGGCTTTCCTGAATCAGCGATGTTTACTGATTCACAGCTGTTACCGATCCTGATTGAAAATACCCGAGTACATTTGGGCGTGTTATTTGCGTTACTTGCTGCAGTGTTATGCTGGGTCTTATTACGCTTTACTTGGTTAGGCTTCCAGATCCGCGTATTGGGGCACGATGAGTCATCCGCCCACTATGCCGGTTTTTCTATTCGTCGCTTGCGTTGGGGCATCATGCTGTTGTCTGGTGCATTAGCTGGTCTGGCTGGTGCGTGTGAAGTTTCAGGCCCTATTGGTCAGCTGATCCCATCGGTATCACCGGGTTATGGTTATGCCGCAATTATCGTCGCATGGCTAGGCCGCTTGCACCCGATTGGTATGCTGCTATCCGGTCTGTTTCTGGGGTTGATCTATATGGGCGGCGACATGGCTCAGATTGAGTTAGGTGTTCCGACCGCAATCACCGGCTTATTTCAGGGCGCACTGCTGTTTCTGCTGCTCGCCAGTGATTTCCTGCTGAAATATCGCTTAGTAAAAGTAACCGCTAAGGAAGCTCAGAATGGATAA
- a CDS encoding ABC transporter ATP-binding protein gives MTTHHYQLELWDIKKQYPGCLANDKINLKLERGEIHALLGENGAGKSTLVKIIYGLVTPDSGSIVWDGQELQIRSPSHARELGIGMVFQHFSLFETLSVTENIALCLTPSMREQIGDLAGRIRELSGNYGLNIDPDRYVFSLSMGERQRVEILRCLIQQVKLLILDEPTSVLTPQEVDSLFVVLRQLAADGCTILFISHKLKEVTALCHNATILRGGRVTGACIPSNETPESIARMMVGDSAIAETYERRSSKKINLEIKDLSASAPNPFACALKKLNFSLRGGEILGIAGVAGNGQEELLSILSGERVSTHSDQIIMNGKPVGRLNVGRRRRLGMAYVPAERLGHGAAPKMSLRENLLLTNATLGLKRFGWVKWHKVSARTRDVIEQHQVKCHNEHAPAQSLSGGNLQKFIIGRELALEPNVFVCAHPTWGVDIGAANAIYRELMELRDRGAAIVVISEDLDELFLISDRIAALFDGHLSPVVQTQDTSTNQIGQWMAGQFLEQE, from the coding sequence ATGACAACACATCATTACCAGCTTGAATTGTGGGATATCAAAAAGCAATATCCCGGCTGTCTTGCGAACGACAAGATCAATTTGAAGCTCGAACGTGGTGAAATCCATGCACTATTGGGTGAAAATGGTGCAGGAAAGTCAACCTTGGTCAAAATCATTTATGGTTTGGTGACCCCGGACAGTGGTTCCATCGTGTGGGATGGTCAGGAGTTGCAGATCCGCTCTCCTTCTCATGCCCGCGAATTAGGTATCGGTATGGTGTTCCAGCATTTTTCGCTGTTTGAAACACTTTCCGTCACGGAAAACATCGCTTTGTGTCTAACCCCGTCGATGCGGGAACAAATCGGTGATCTAGCAGGACGCATCCGTGAGCTGTCGGGTAATTATGGACTGAATATCGATCCAGATCGTTATGTGTTTAGCTTGTCCATGGGCGAACGCCAACGAGTAGAAATTCTTCGCTGCCTGATCCAACAGGTCAAACTGCTTATTCTTGATGAGCCGACATCGGTATTGACGCCTCAGGAAGTGGATAGCCTGTTTGTTGTATTACGTCAGCTTGCTGCTGATGGTTGTACGATCCTGTTTATCAGTCACAAACTAAAAGAAGTGACGGCTCTTTGTCATAACGCCACCATATTACGTGGTGGACGAGTAACCGGCGCCTGTATTCCTTCCAATGAAACGCCAGAAAGTATCGCCCGGATGATGGTGGGTGACAGCGCGATTGCTGAAACCTATGAACGTCGCTCCAGCAAAAAAATTAATCTAGAAATTAAAGACCTCTCTGCATCAGCACCAAACCCCTTTGCCTGCGCGCTGAAAAAGCTTAATTTCTCGCTGCGTGGTGGTGAAATTTTGGGGATTGCCGGTGTCGCTGGTAATGGTCAGGAAGAGTTACTCAGTATTCTGAGTGGTGAGCGGGTTAGTACGCACAGCGATCAGATCATCATGAATGGCAAGCCCGTTGGTCGACTGAATGTCGGTCGCCGCCGCCGTCTGGGTATGGCTTATGTACCTGCCGAGCGTCTCGGTCACGGTGCTGCACCCAAAATGAGCCTCCGTGAAAACTTGCTGCTGACAAACGCTACGCTGGGTTTGAAACGCTTTGGTTGGGTGAAATGGCATAAAGTTTCTGCCCGGACTCGTGATGTCATTGAACAACATCAAGTCAAATGTCACAACGAACATGCGCCCGCCCAATCACTTTCCGGCGGTAACCTACAGAAATTTATCATCGGTCGTGAACTCGCGCTCGAACCGAATGTTTTTGTATGCGCTCACCCAACTTGGGGTGTTGATATTGGCGCGGCAAATGCAATCTACCGTGAACTGATGGAATTGCGCGATCGCGGTGCGGCTATTGTGGTGATTTCTGAAGATTTGGATGAACTGTTCCTGATCAGTGATCGCATTGCCGCACTGTTCGATGGACATCTTTCGCCTGTGGTTCAAACTCAGGACACCAGCACGAATCAGATCGGTCAGTGGATGGCCGGACAATTTCTGGAGCAGGAATAA